The proteins below come from a single Chryseobacterium bernardetii genomic window:
- a CDS encoding acetyl-CoA C-acetyltransferase, giving the protein METKKVAIVGYNRIPFARMNTAYSEKGNQDLLLAALNGLIDRYQLKGKLLGEVAGGAVIKHISESNLIRETVMNTSLNPATPACDLQQACDTGIEAAIYIGNKIALGQIESGIACGVEAMSNIPFESSPRLRRALLKANKEKSAFGKLKQLLDPKLKDWMPVPYKGQEPKTGLVMGEHTEITAKFYNISREDQDQLSFRSHQNMAKAYDEGFFEDMITPAFGLDNDNNLRRDTSLEKLSQLKPAFDKQNGTLTAGNSTPFTDGASAVLLASEEWAKDNGLPILAYITFSELAGIEYVENKQNLLLAPVFAAERMLEKAGMNLEDFDYYEIHEAFAAQVLATIKIWENDDLAKQFGLQKALGKINRDKLNVKGGSLAAAHPFAATGGRIIATLAKLLNQKGSGKGFISICAARGQGITMILEK; this is encoded by the coding sequence ATGGAAACAAAAAAAGTGGCTATTGTAGGATACAACAGAATCCCGTTTGCCAGAATGAATACCGCCTATTCCGAAAAAGGGAACCAGGATCTTTTACTGGCTGCCCTGAACGGGCTAATAGACCGCTATCAATTAAAAGGTAAATTACTTGGAGAAGTTGCCGGCGGTGCGGTTATCAAACATATCTCTGAGAGTAACCTCATCAGGGAAACCGTAATGAATACCTCTCTGAACCCTGCTACTCCCGCATGCGATCTTCAGCAGGCATGTGATACAGGAATTGAAGCGGCTATCTATATCGGGAATAAAATTGCCCTTGGACAAATAGAAAGTGGTATTGCCTGTGGTGTAGAAGCAATGAGCAATATTCCTTTCGAATCTTCTCCCCGATTGAGAAGGGCGCTTCTAAAAGCCAATAAAGAGAAATCTGCATTTGGAAAACTCAAACAGCTATTAGATCCAAAACTCAAAGACTGGATGCCTGTTCCTTATAAAGGCCAGGAACCTAAAACAGGTCTTGTGATGGGAGAACATACAGAAATAACGGCCAAATTCTACAACATTTCAAGAGAAGATCAGGACCAGCTTTCTTTTAGAAGTCATCAGAATATGGCGAAAGCTTATGATGAGGGATTTTTTGAGGATATGATAACGCCTGCTTTCGGCCTTGATAATGACAATAATCTGCGTCGCGATACCAGCCTTGAAAAATTATCTCAGTTAAAACCGGCTTTTGATAAACAAAATGGAACGCTCACAGCAGGGAATTCTACACCTTTTACAGATGGTGCTTCCGCTGTTTTATTAGCCAGTGAAGAATGGGCAAAAGATAATGGTCTTCCTATCCTGGCTTATATCACATTCTCTGAACTTGCAGGAATAGAATACGTAGAAAACAAACAGAATCTACTATTGGCTCCTGTTTTTGCGGCAGAAAGAATGTTAGAAAAAGCGGGAATGAATCTTGAGGATTTTGATTATTATGAAATACATGAAGCCTTTGCCGCTCAGGTTCTGGCTACTATCAAAATCTGGGAAAATGATGATCTGGCCAAACAGTTCGGATTACAAAAGGCCCTTGGAAAGATCAACAGAGACAAATTGAACGTAAAAGGCGGAAGCCTGGCAGCTGCCCATCCTTTTGCAGCAACAGGTGGAAGGATAATAGCCACATTAGCCAAACTTCTGAACCAAAAAGGAAGCGGAAAAGGCTTTATTTCGATCTGTGCAGCTCGTGGACAAGGTATAACAATGATCTTGGAAAAGTAG
- a CDS encoding AraC family transcriptional regulator, translating into MNCLENILREITPLSPEDSFLVFDRIKESFDFPYHYHPEIEINFVYKGKGYRRMIGDHTGEIGDIELVLVGPNLPHCWANYRCKYKKTHEITIQFNQDFFNQTLMQKNILKPINNLIKDSIRGILFSRETAEKLKDSFLNLSKMNSFESFIEIMKILNELAVAEDKVLLSSYSIDSETFDDNDKMKVIHDFVHKHFENKITLDNVASLVNMSNVTFNRFIKKRTGKTFINYLNEIRISYAARWLMEKNLTVFEIAFEAGFNNIANFNKVFKSIKKTTPTEFREQFKGVKKIE; encoded by the coding sequence ATGAACTGCCTGGAAAATATTCTTAGAGAAATAACTCCACTATCTCCTGAGGATAGTTTTCTGGTATTTGACAGGATTAAAGAGTCTTTTGATTTTCCCTATCATTATCATCCGGAAATAGAAATTAACTTCGTGTACAAAGGTAAAGGGTATCGCAGAATGATCGGAGATCATACAGGTGAAATTGGAGATATAGAATTAGTGTTAGTTGGCCCCAATTTACCTCATTGCTGGGCAAATTATAGATGTAAATATAAAAAGACCCACGAAATTACCATACAGTTTAATCAGGACTTTTTTAATCAGACGCTGATGCAGAAAAATATCCTGAAACCTATCAATAATCTTATTAAAGACTCAATCAGGGGGATCTTATTTTCTAGGGAAACCGCTGAAAAACTAAAAGATTCGTTTCTCAATCTGTCAAAAATGAACAGTTTTGAATCCTTTATAGAAATTATGAAGATTCTTAATGAACTGGCTGTTGCAGAAGATAAAGTACTTTTATCTTCCTACAGTATTGATTCCGAAACTTTTGATGATAATGATAAAATGAAGGTAATCCATGACTTTGTCCATAAGCATTTTGAAAATAAAATCACCCTGGACAACGTAGCTTCACTGGTCAATATGAGTAATGTAACCTTCAATAGATTCATTAAAAAAAGAACAGGAAAAACATTTATCAATTACCTTAATGAAATCCGTATAAGCTATGCTGCCCGGTGGCTGATGGAAAAGAATCTTACTGTTTTTGAAATTGCTTTTGAGGCCGGATTTAATAATATTGCAAACTTCAATAAAGTTTTTAAATCTATTAAAAAGACCACTCCAACCGAGTTTAGAGAACAATTTAAGGGAGTGAAGAAAATAGAATAA
- a CDS encoding SusC/RagA family TonB-linked outer membrane protein has translation MRKAVIPVLLVFSLTANAQEKKSADTTKTTSIEEVVVTSLGIKRQARALTYSSQQIGGDELTEVKTPNFLNSISGKVSNVQINRTNGVGSSVRVLMRGNKSASSSQPLYVIDGIPIINSVGKAPEASQYSTMPDAGDVLSSINPDDIESINFLKGASASALYGSIGGNGVILITTKKGKVGKSSISYNTSFTVDQAYSLPKLQHSYLSYDPAVSGQTPGISNESWGAKGASKDHLKDFLQTGTTWVNSLSFQSGTEKSTNYFSIGNTTNKGIIPSSYFDQYNVSFRNSSKYLNDKLTLDANFIGSLQNSINRQTPGVSFSPLVSLYWLPRGVDFDQYNNSNYSFIDKTRLLPAQNWWAIGADGKFNGNPATQNPYWILNRNKVTVNNKNTYSALSLAYQINPWLSARVRGNYSWNITDSQRGVSAYSDPNLITSNGENGRFLQNKYENTSTYGDVLLVGSPKLSEDISLDFTVGGSINTSRNTVTEIDNAYLAAPNLFTVSNLQWNVNRGVGDGFHNIIYSTKKQIQSVFASASLGYKNMFFVDMTFRNDWDSSLAYTGTNGYDYESVGANAVLSSIFKLPEAINFWKIRGSYATVGLGLPPNLTTATDPYNTAYGYIVDAGQIIYPKYSLVTDPAFKELFVKPELNKTFEVGTELRLLKNRLSFDITYYNSNATNQLLPITISSNLGGLPSGSYYVNAGKIQNTGFEASLSYKILDSEKLGWTASLNGSANKNKIVELFPDRLNVKDDLLLALTGGGAYTKLRVGGSFGDIYGIKFLRDDQGRILVDAQGKPIADKQQIGYLGNPNPKFMLGFNNSFNIGKLGISFLIDGKFGGQVLSLTEKANDLLGVSQNSASARDAGGVSIPNAIYAPGTPNAGAAYTGLTDAQAYYKAVGANQEGAGIDEAYIYSATTVRLRQASIGYTFDINSSYLKNATVSIVGTNLFFFYKKAPFDPEQVSGNTPGGVGVDSFGIPITRSIGLSLKANF, from the coding sequence ATGAGAAAAGCAGTTATACCCGTTCTGTTAGTTTTTTCACTTACTGCAAATGCACAGGAGAAAAAATCAGCCGACACTACGAAGACAACCAGTATTGAGGAGGTCGTAGTCACCTCTTTGGGGATTAAAAGACAGGCTCGCGCACTTACTTATTCCAGTCAGCAGATTGGAGGAGATGAGCTTACAGAAGTGAAAACGCCCAATTTTTTAAACTCTATCAGTGGAAAAGTTTCCAATGTACAGATCAATAGAACTAACGGTGTAGGAAGTTCGGTTAGGGTTTTAATGAGAGGAAATAAATCAGCCAGTAGTAGTCAGCCTTTATACGTAATAGATGGTATTCCCATTATTAATAGTGTTGGTAAGGCTCCAGAGGCCAGCCAATACTCTACAATGCCAGATGCAGGAGATGTTTTAAGTTCCATCAATCCAGATGATATTGAAAGTATCAACTTCTTAAAAGGAGCTTCCGCTTCTGCTCTTTATGGATCTATTGGAGGGAATGGTGTAATTCTGATTACTACAAAAAAAGGAAAAGTAGGTAAAAGCTCTATAAGTTACAATACTAGCTTTACAGTAGATCAGGCATATAGCCTTCCTAAATTACAGCATAGTTATCTGTCTTATGATCCGGCAGTCTCTGGACAAACTCCTGGCATTTCCAATGAAAGCTGGGGGGCGAAAGGAGCTTCTAAGGATCATCTCAAAGATTTTCTACAAACTGGTACAACATGGGTTAATAGCCTTTCTTTCCAGTCAGGAACCGAAAAATCAACAAATTATTTCTCAATAGGAAATACTACGAATAAAGGGATTATTCCTTCTTCTTATTTCGATCAGTACAATGTCTCTTTTAGAAACTCAAGTAAATATCTGAATGATAAATTAACCTTGGATGCTAATTTTATTGGCTCTTTACAAAACAGTATCAATAGACAGACTCCCGGTGTTTCTTTTTCACCATTGGTGAGTTTATACTGGCTGCCAAGAGGAGTAGACTTTGATCAATATAATAATAGTAACTATTCTTTTATAGATAAAACAAGATTATTACCTGCTCAGAATTGGTGGGCTATAGGAGCAGATGGAAAATTCAACGGAAATCCTGCAACACAAAACCCTTACTGGATATTAAACAGAAATAAAGTTACTGTTAACAATAAAAATACTTATAGTGCCTTATCATTGGCATATCAAATCAATCCATGGTTGTCAGCAAGAGTAAGAGGTAACTATAGCTGGAATATTACGGATAGCCAAAGAGGTGTTTCGGCATATTCTGATCCAAATCTTATAACGAGCAATGGAGAAAATGGAAGATTCCTTCAAAACAAATACGAAAACACATCTACTTACGGAGACGTTTTATTAGTAGGGAGTCCAAAATTAAGTGAAGACATTTCATTAGATTTTACAGTGGGAGGAAGTATCAATACTTCAAGAAATACAGTTACAGAAATTGATAATGCTTATTTAGCAGCTCCAAATTTGTTTACTGTAAGTAACCTGCAATGGAATGTAAACAGGGGTGTAGGAGATGGCTTTCATAATATAATTTATAGTACTAAAAAACAGATCCAGTCGGTTTTTGCAAGTGCATCTTTGGGATATAAGAATATGTTCTTTGTAGATATGACTTTTAGAAATGACTGGGATTCCAGTTTGGCTTATACAGGAACTAATGGATATGATTATGAATCTGTGGGGGCTAATGCTGTATTATCTTCAATTTTTAAACTTCCTGAAGCTATTAACTTTTGGAAAATAAGAGGATCTTATGCTACTGTAGGATTAGGACTGCCTCCCAATTTGACAACCGCAACCGATCCATATAATACTGCTTACGGATATATTGTTGATGCCGGTCAGATTATATATCCTAAATATTCACTTGTTACAGATCCTGCTTTCAAAGAATTATTTGTAAAGCCGGAGCTCAATAAAACTTTTGAAGTGGGTACTGAATTAAGATTGTTAAAAAACCGTTTAAGTTTTGATATCACCTATTACAATTCAAATGCGACCAACCAGCTTTTACCTATTACCATTTCTTCTAACTTAGGAGGTTTGCCGTCTGGTTCATATTATGTAAATGCTGGAAAGATACAAAATACAGGTTTTGAAGCTTCTCTATCCTATAAAATATTAGATTCAGAAAAATTGGGTTGGACAGCTAGTTTAAATGGTTCTGCAAACAAAAACAAAATTGTAGAATTATTTCCTGATCGATTAAATGTTAAGGACGATTTGCTCCTTGCGCTTACTGGTGGTGGAGCTTATACAAAACTTAGAGTGGGTGGATCTTTCGGAGATATCTATGGTATTAAGTTCCTGAGGGATGATCAGGGAAGAATTTTAGTAGATGCCCAGGGAAAGCCTATAGCAGATAAACAACAAATTGGTTATTTGGGTAATCCGAATCCTAAATTTATGTTAGGGTTTAATAACTCCTTTAATATTGGAAAATTGGGAATATCTTTTCTTATTGATGGGAAATTCGGAGGTCAGGTTCTGTCTCTTACAGAAAAAGCAAATGATTTGCTTGGGGTAAGCCAGAACAGTGCTTCTGCCAGAGATGCAGGCGGAGTGTCTATCCCTAATGCTATATATGCACCAGGAACACCAAATGCAGGAGCAGCCTATACTGGATTAACTGATGCACAAGCTTATTATAAAGCCGTAGGAGCAAATCAGGAAGGTGCAGGAATTGATGAAGCCTATATCTACAGCGCAACCACAGTAAGGCTGCGCCAGGCATCCATAGGGTATACTTTTGATATCAATTCTAGCTACCTGAAGAATGCAACGGTAAGTATCGTGGGAACAAATCTGTTTTTCTTTTATAAAAAAGCGCCGTTTGATCCTGAGCAGGTTTCAGGAAACACCCCTGGTGGTGTAGGAGTGGATTCTTTTGGTATACCTATTACCAGATCTATCGGATTATCACTAAAAGCTAACTTCTAA
- a CDS encoding TetR/AcrR family transcriptional regulator, with the protein MSKAEKTKQFIIEKTAALFNTKGYNATSLSDITQATGLTKGSIYGNFENKDEVAVEVYKYNAGLLSKVMSHSLGDQYPTSTEKLHAFVAFYRKNWRSVFSNGGCPLMNAATEADDSFPVLKKYVQKSFTVWTEKITAVIIQGQKNGELKSSAKADEYASLFIMLIEGGILLSKTMDDEKFLNQALDKVKDMIDQELTILPS; encoded by the coding sequence ATGTCAAAGGCAGAAAAGACAAAACAATTTATCATTGAGAAAACAGCAGCTTTGTTCAATACCAAAGGCTATAATGCTACATCCCTTTCAGATATAACTCAAGCTACCGGGCTCACCAAAGGAAGTATTTATGGAAACTTTGAGAATAAAGATGAGGTAGCCGTTGAAGTATATAAATACAATGCAGGCCTGCTGAGTAAGGTAATGAGCCATTCACTTGGTGATCAGTATCCAACCTCAACGGAAAAACTCCATGCTTTTGTAGCATTCTACAGGAAAAACTGGCGCTCAGTCTTTTCAAATGGAGGGTGCCCACTGATGAATGCTGCCACAGAAGCTGATGATTCTTTTCCTGTGCTTAAAAAGTATGTTCAGAAATCATTTACAGTATGGACGGAAAAGATAACAGCAGTCATTATTCAGGGACAGAAAAACGGTGAACTGAAATCTTCGGCGAAAGCTGATGAGTATGCTTCACTTTTTATCATGCTCATAGAAGGCGGAATTTTGCTTTCAAAAACTATGGATGATGAAAAATTTCTGAATCAGGCTTTGGATAAGGTCAAAGATATGATCGATCAGGAACTCACAATTCTTCCATCATAA
- a CDS encoding OsmC family protein, with protein sequence MRRNATAVWNGTIKEGKGHITTQSTTLNQTQYSFNSRFADGVGTNPEELLAAAHAGCFTMKLSAELSQAGYAPEELTTTSVITLDPSIGKITKSELTLTAKIPGISEEDFQKYAKIAEEGCPVSAAFNFEITLNATLA encoded by the coding sequence ATGAGACGTAACGCAACAGCCGTTTGGAACGGTACAATTAAAGAAGGAAAAGGACATATCACTACGCAAAGCACTACTTTAAACCAGACTCAGTATTCTTTTAACAGCCGTTTTGCAGATGGTGTGGGTACCAATCCTGAAGAATTACTGGCCGCTGCCCATGCCGGATGCTTTACCATGAAATTAAGTGCTGAACTTTCCCAGGCAGGTTACGCTCCTGAAGAATTAACCACCACTTCGGTAATTACCCTTGACCCGAGCATTGGAAAAATTACAAAGTCTGAATTAACCCTTACGGCAAAAATTCCTGGAATTTCTGAAGAAGATTTTCAGAAATATGCCAAGATCGCAGAGGAAGGATGTCCTGTAAGCGCAGCATTCAATTTTGAAATCACTTTGAATGCCACTTTAGCTTAA